The Mercenaria mercenaria strain notata chromosome 1, MADL_Memer_1, whole genome shotgun sequence nucleotide sequence GACTAACACTGTAGGTAAAATTTCTGTATACTAAACTACAGGGGtgcttttaaaatgtatataacaaaatcAGCCAACTACTGGCTGAATCTAAATATATTCTTGTATTCCACTTTTCAGTGACttacataataataaatattatgattatttaaatatataaacaggAAATATCTTACAAATTATGTGAGCAACGGCATTATAACATATATTagtacatttacaataaaatgacaattacatatacaaagtataatgcaaaatatttatatcaaactgtttaCATCTGAGTTTGTTCAGCTAAATAGAATTCATTTACGCTGCATTTCCCTGTATTCTCCATTACATAACTTATTGAAAGACGAAATATAAGTATCATGTCAGGGAAAGTATAATCAGGGTACTGGTATGCACAATACAGCTTCATGTTATTTTAGTCATTTCAGAAGAAAGCTCCCAAGGAGGATGTCATAAGATGGATctaagattatttttatattgCAATGATATGTCATGCATGTATTTACAGCATAAAGTGGTGAAGCTCTATTAGAGTTCTGGGTTAACGCCAAAAACGGTGAGTAGATTGCAATCAAAGAGACCTCTTATAAATGTTTCTGAATTTATTCTaagaaataaattgcaaatatCGGAACTGATTTCTGCATGGATGGACTGAGTAAATCATCTACTTTCATTTCTTACTGCATCACACTCAGctaatattataaattatttccttaaaataattttatttatttattgagaaATAAGGTTTTTCCGTTGCTAAGGAATCGGGATTAATTTGCTTTTATCCCCGAGTTAAACTGGTTCCCGTCTTATCAATGCAGAACTGTTGTGTATGTGTAGTGAGCCGAGAACATGGCTTGctgttcgatataaaagcaaaaatccCGTGCAAAATCTTCACTGTATTTCTACACGTCCAGTAAGTTTAACTTACCCTCCCGCCACACCCCTATAATTGCTATGCATTAATTTTGCTTTATATATTTGGTTAAAAGAAAGAGAGAAAGGCCTAAACATTTAGTGTTTTTTCTTGGTATAACATGCAACATGGGTTATTTTGTATCAGTTTTGCTGCTTTTAGTATTATCCTTTCAGGATCGTTCATATTATGACGTTTGTTGAAATTGTCAGTGAGCTGGTAGTGCAACGTTATGACGTCTCCGATATCCAATTACAAACACATCCAAGGAAGTTACGTTAGAACATTTGGTTACACAGAAACTAAGTGTAAGGAACTTCCAGGTACTGTAAATGTTACATGGCGACGCTTGGAAATTACACATCGAGTTAAATCCCGGACATGGAACTGAACTACAGAAAATAAGTGAATTTGTGTTTTTGACTTGTATATCAGTGTTTGTTTAATAAGTTTGTTTCGAACTTTGTGAGGATATCGGAAGTTAGATGATTACTCTAGGACGTTTTTTATTCTTAAGATAAATTGAGGAAAAgaaatgatataaacttgtgcattacattttctttattatttcgtTTATGTCTAAGTTTCATTGATACGTTAAAGCTCACTGATAATAATTCTTTGTCACTTCTATGAAtcagtaattgttttattttaattattaggATTGTCGCTCAAGTAAAGTTGAGGAGATCAGACGAGGCATCTGGTTAACGAGGGTGATAAATCTAATCGGGTTGGGTTTTTTTCATGGTCACGAAGTAATTTATACAGTGAATGTTGAACTATAGATAAATATAGGCATTTAGCTTCAGACATTTGTTTCGTAACTGTTCAGTGGATTTGGCATAATGGACATAGTCAGCTTAGTTGTGCATATGTAGGATGCGTATATACGGGCCTATCAGTGCTATTAGGATTCCTTAACCAGTACAGCTTGCTCACGACACCAAGGGTTGTTAATTTTGAAAGATGCACATTGCTATTTAAGGTTGGTTGACCCgtgttgcttcgggtcactaggtctcgtccttatagtactggcgagtcctagattgcgttgcattgcgtTGCTTGCTTGTGAAGTGCCTGTAGTGCACCACTATTGTATTTGCGAGTCTGATATTGCATTGCGTTTTTAGCAAAGTAGTGTCCGTAGTGCATCACTATAGTACTGGCTATCTGTAGTTCTTTTTGCGTCTTGCACAAGTGAAGTGTCTGTTGGCATCACTAGGTTATTAGTGAGGCCTATGTTGCATTGCGTTTTGTGAAGTGGTGTCTGTAAAACATCCCTTGGTGATCGTATGATAGGCCCAAACAGTCTGGTCAATACCGATGGTAACCACGAGCTGTGTCACAAATATTTAATAGGTGCCGTTTTTTGTGGATAATTTTGGGTGCTTCTTTTTTGTTTGAAAGCATACTTATAAGCACTAGATGTTTGGCAGTAGCTCTTGACTTATTTCGAGGTACCACTTTGGTACGAAGCCAGAGTAAGCCGAGGTCTACGGTCATgcattcgggtgtggtccgtgtaGGCTACTATATACCTTTTGCAGGTTTTTCAGGATTATCGTATCGTGTATTGTTTCATGTTTacgcctggtctcctctcgctcGAAGATTTTTAGAGCGGccaaaacatgccaacttaatCTTTCAAGTTTCTCTCACACAATCATATCTGTTGATGCATTTACTTTGGAAATGTAAAGTTTCTCTCAtatctattgatgcatttactTTTAGCAAATGTTCCTTCAAAACTAACTTTTAAGTCATTATATTGGTTCATCATAAATTTCTTATGCATGTATTACGTTATATGCtctttaaatatgtaaaatatagtaatgaggtaaataaaacaatgaatgttacatgttcttattttatttcgAATAACTTGAAATAAATGTCTGTTTATATCCTCAGTTCCTATCCGATAATGTTGAAACTatgaaaagtttcatgaaaatctatattattgtgaaaattttcCTGTATGTGAAAATGTCATCAAGTGCATTTTCCCCACAGAAGCTCATTGCTAGAATTGACCAGATGACCAGTTTTCAAATTAATCTAACAAAAAGCCAAGCACCACCCTGTCTTTTTTACTGGCTGAAAAATttggtttaataaaattttgcattgtaaaaggatatttatttcaaacatgtaGAATTGCTTTAAATAAATTCTTACTTTGCATTCCACATCTCATTTGTAGCGACTCTTTCCCACGATTTTGCATCAAATCTAAAAAAAAGATGTTGGAATGATGTAAAAATGAACTTAAACTTCATGACGACTCTAGTGCCTTCTTGCATGTACCCATGAAGTCTCACCATGCTTACTCAATGTTGCCAGCAAGACTCagtcatatactgtgaaatcattaagtttcgtgggggactaatttttgtggattttgtgcttgcgtcaatccacaaaattaagtcccaacgaacaaataaaattccaattcattttatcttcaaaagataaaatccatgaattcatattccCACAAAATAGCCGTTTCGGTCAAAACCACAAAAATTCATacccaagaaattaaatgatttcacagtatctttgATAACTGCTCATTATTCATAACTGAGTGTTTTTATTCATAAGCTtgagaatatttatgatttctgGCACATTTAAAAGGATTAACTGCttaacaaattacaaaaaaaaaaaaactgatcaaaactgaaaatgctGGTACATAACTGCAGAAGGAAGTagctataataataatatactacCAAATATAATCTGACATTCTTGTACTGCATGTGTCAGAATAGATCAGTAAAAGGAAACAACAGTGTAAGAACACATACCCTTCATAAGGGTACTCCCAGCCAGCTGAAATATTCTCTGCACTGTTCTGTATGGTGTTTATATCAAGTTTTCCCCCAGCTTTCATCACCAGTGAGCAAGGTCCATAGGGAAATAAATGATAACTTTGCTCCCATGATTTCTCACGCTTCTGTATACCTATACATCCTATAACTGGTCTCCTATAATAGTTTAAAGAAAAACAGAAGACTCATTAAGTGCATGTCCAACAGTTGGTCACATAAAAGATCACCGAGTCAGATGCTGAatgtaatatatacatgtatgtatcaaAACTAGTGCACAGTTACTGCACCTTTGCTAATATAACTTAGTAAAAACGAAACATTTCAAATAAAGTTAAGCTGAAAATGATCTTTTTGCAAAATATTAACATATCAAATGGAAAAGGGAACTTATATTTTGTCTatattaactagagctatcactaaaggtgatgaatgtacccccgcatgcactgacacagtacattgcaatctgacgcacacaatattgcataattatgtggactgtatgtatatagactgtatgtatacagtatagtaacaaaaaacaaagtcccataactctgcagaatatttatctaaaagaacgtaacatgcaccatgcacaactagggttggtactgatcacttgtgtgaagtttcattaaattgtgtgtaagggttcggaagattaggcgcgcacaagattgcatatgcagactgtatgtacatagtatgttaacgaaaaacaaagtcccataactctgcaattttttttttgaaagaacctaacatgcaccatgcacaactactgtagttactgatcacttgtgtaaagtttcattaaattgtgtcaagggtatgaggagagatggtgcgcacaagattgtgtctatgtatacagtatagtaacaaaaaacgaaatgccgtaactctgcaaaacatttttctgaaagaacctaacatgcccaatgcacaactactgttgttactgatcacttgtgtgaagtttcattaaattgtgtcaatgggatgaggagagatggagcgcacaagattgtgtctatgtatttagtatagtaacaaaaaacaaagtcctgtaactctgcaattttttttctgaaagaaccttagatgccccatgcacaactactgttgttactaatcatTTATGTggagtttcattaaactgtgtcaaggggatgaggagagatggtgcgcacaagattgtgtctacggacggacagacacagacagatggacggatggacagacagacagacagacagacagacagacagacagacagacagacaacctgaaatcagtatacccccctttacaactttgttgttcgaGGGGTACAATAAAATAAACACTACCTCTTTATGTTTGCATcaagaaaagttttaaagttgAACACACGTTGGCCTGTGTCCAGTAGTCCAGTCTGTGCCTCCATATGGTGGCCAGGAAATGTAACACTGGGATAGGTGTGTCTTAACATTGGAACATACCATGGATATGTCATCAACTGAAAGGTCCAGTTAAATCAGGTTTAGAACTTTTAGGTTAATATGTAAACTGAATAACTATTtaagtttaaagttttataatatGAACGATTTTTGTCTAGTCATTTTAATagtaaatttaaatacatgggtTGGTGAAATAAAACCAAgaaatttaattacaataaattaaacaataataGATATAAGTCAAATTTTGTAGAGAAAGGGGAGAGTGGAGGGGAAACAATCTACAAAATGGTACTTACCTCCTGATCAAGTACTGTGACATCTGGTCGATTATTTTCACACAAATACAAATACCTGTAAAATAAAGGTTTTATACATTACATCTAATTTTACTCATGttcataattatgaaaactgCAATACCAGCagtattaattattttttctacctaaaatataaaatcttgcaattaaattaattattttcattaatcaACTGCCTGCGAAATGAAGCtgttaaaatactgaaataaaagcACAATTACCTGAGTACATTAGAAGGGAGATCACCTACTGTCAGGACTAGAGCATTTTGTGGCATATTACGATAAAGCCGGGACCCAAACTCTGCAACTACTGTACTGTTTCCTTGGTTACAGTCCGACAAATTCTTACCCTAcaacatttataattattatagtaTTATCAATAACTAGATGTTTAATAAAGATTATAAATGTATGcataacaaaatatacaaacaaaacatcATAATGTATCAATATATTAGCAAGATATAGGTATTCAGCTACATGCAATTTACTGCAACACGAAAAGTGACTTTTTGTAGGCTTATCAGTCTGATTGAAATCAAAAAAACTATTTCCAAGACAAAGGAAAACACGAAACCCCATTTACATATATACAGTCTAAATGCCTTTCCGTCCACTGAATTATATACCACTATTGTCCATACAAAGACTTCATTTTACTTAAAACCCATGTATTTCATACTCTAATGGACACTATAACTCTCCCCCGCCCCCTACCCCCACGCCACTATTCATTTCTGAAGTATACTTACAATGTACATGGAAAACACTGCAGCTGCCAAAGATATTTCCATGACTGATATTCTTTTTGAGGAGAATGTTGTTTCTAACATccttaaaagatatatataaacaACAGTAAAAGTAACAATtgatgtattttgttttcataaataatttcaaCCTGATAATATTATTTACAACTTGTGAAATCACTGGAAATAAGTTTcacaaaacattcatttttaagATGGGCAAAAAAATCTGAGGCACGAATTAAAGTTAAGTAATGAGCCAGGCATTAATCACACACTAATTTACATAAATAAGCATGCATTTAATACAATGTTGTCTATGACATGTGCACTATTTTACCAACTGTCACAGTAGTCTTACTCACAAAATGTACTACACACTCACATGAAAACTATGAACGTGTTGAAAACTATGAATGTGTTGTTAGTCAAGTCAAGTTCTAATAGTTTCATTACTGAACAAAGCTGACTTACCTAAATACTGAAGAAAGACCAACAACTGCTAGCAAAACAATGATCATGTCTGACTGCATCCAGAATCTCTCAACCTGATTGTCAAATATAGAAATCAGAAAGTTCTTTTACAagtacatttgtaataaaaaataaaaataaataaataaactgtcaAATATCATCTTCAGATCAATATTACAGTCTTGGAATATTAACATGTTTCATCAACATgaactgttattattattattattattattatagatgTGTTTTAAACAGAACTGTTCTCCAGGGTGTAACTTATCTACATTTGACCCCTGAACATCTATTTAGACAGTACTAATGACAAAACGTATCTCCATTTTACAGTGGCACTTTTACGTAAGTTAAGACATATTTAGTTAAACTAAGCTAGAATAAGCAAGCACTGTACAACATAAAACATTGCTGTCACCTTTTTTACTCCCTGATTTTTACTGTTGATTCCTGCAAGGAACATAGTTCCCTGAATCCATTAAAATGATTCAGGAGAAGAAAGAATTTTCTAAAACCATTAAACCAACTGCCTTAGTCATGAATATCAGGACTTAATCCTTATTTTATCAAAAGCTACATACCACACCAAGGTAAAGTTGATTATCAAGATTCAAGTTGGCTCTCCAGGAAAACAGTATCAAATATAACAGACACATCACCATGGAAACAATCAAACTTGTACCATACCTGGAACtgtttaatgccattttcaatattaaatataCAAGTATCATCAAGTGGCATCAGGTATTTCAATGTTTAAATGAGTATAAAAATTGCATAAGCAGGTGGAGTAAGACCACCACTGACCCAAATGGCAactaaatgtcaaaacaaaatatttaagtcctgacCAGGCTGACTTAGCCAAGGTATTTTctttatattgcaaatatatatcaaaataaatctaTATCACTCTTCAAtgccaaatatttaaaatgttagtATACTGCCGAAGTAATGGTAGATGTTGTTAGCATTGCTGAAATATGACCATGGTGTATCAGGTATTATGTACTGGCTCTATAAGGGAAGGCAAAGCCTCTTGCAATATTGTGCTACTACCTTCAGATTTGCAGCAGTGTTAGCAGAAAGATTGTGAGTCATTATGAtgcatttcttattttgtttcaTTGAAGAAAGTCACTAGCAAGTTTATCTTATATACAACCTTCATGTTACATATCTCTTAGCTCTTCTAACAATGTAGCAAACTGCATGTTTTATGGAAGGAACATAAAAACATATACAACATACTCCTACCCTTTCTTTGCATATACAGCGCCAAACACTGCCAATACTGCCCCAACAACTGTAAACTGTGACAGTACATGCCAAACATAGGTTCTGTAAAAAATTGTCCATTGTTTTACCAACAATCTGGAAATATTTCTTGGGGACCACAAGAAGGTCAATGTGACATGTACAAAAGTACATATTACTAAAaattaacataatatatatttcctGGGAATAAAATGAAGATCCTAATATGACAATACATATTTCCTGGGAATAAAATGTAGATCCTAATATGACAATACATGTTAATTTTCAGTAATATGTACTTTTGTTGATGCCACATTGACCTACCTGTGGTCCCCAAGAAATATTGCTATACTATTTTACATGTAAGACATATCAAAATTGTTTGCAGCAGAAACAGGTTTCAATAAATTTACACACTCCAAATCAGTTATATGGAGCACTGAATAAAAATTTCAGGCTATGCTCTCATGAATTTATTCTGTAGATCATGTATCCTCTCCATCCTGTGTAAGTTTATAATGATTCAGCTTTATTTCTTAGCTGACTGCTTGTACACATTTTAATGAGAAAATTTTAGCCTTACAAGTAACATTTAAAGCATTATGCAATTTACAATTTAAGCCAGCTTAATCAAGGATAGTCATTTAAACAtaagtaaaatacaaaatattcttcATCGCCAAATTGCACATATATGACTTATGTTAACAAATTCTCTCGAAATATAGAAATACTGTGCATGATATGGTGATAGATTTACCTTAATCCATCAACAATACTATGACCTGTACCATCTTCCTGAAAGAACAAATACTATTCTTAACAAAAGCTGTCAGCGGCAAGTAACAATACACtattcaagtttgatgaaaatccttcaatgggtttaggagatacagagtggacacaaaatggaaggctcaaacctttgaccttaagttgtgaccttggcattgagccggcatggctgactcatgagttctgcacatcgtcttgaagGGGTgtccatttgacccaagttttataaaattccttcaaggggtttaggagatatagagtggacacgaaatggaaggctaaaacctttgatcttgcattgtgaccttgatcttgagccggcatgactgactcatgagttctgcaaatcgtcttgggcaggtgatcatttgacccaagtttcatatgaatccttcaaggggcattaggagatacagagcagaaacaaaatggaaggctcaaacctttgaccctgagttgtgaccgtgaccttgagccaacatgactggctcatgagttctgcaaatagccttgatgaggtaatcatttgaccaaagtttcatgaaaatccttcacagggtttaggagatacagagcggacacaataTAGAAAGCGCAAACCTTTGagcctaagttgtgaccttgaccttgagccagcatggctgactcatatgttctgcacatcatcttgatgaggtgatcatttgactcaagttttataaaattccctcaaggggtttaggagatatagaacttgaccttgagttgtgaccttgacctttagccgacatggctaactcatgagttctgcacatcgtcttgatgaggcgatcattggacccaagtttcatgaaaatccttcaaggggtttaggagatatggagcggacacgaaagtgttacgaaCGGACAGAAGGACAGAACGAccgacggagaccattcctataacccccaaccACTCGAGCGGGGCATTAAAAGAGGGGCATCATTCTGTAAAAAGTAAAACAGTTACGGTATctgagcactgcatgtcatatcatcacAGTGAACCAGTGTATTCAGTTTCAAACCATTACCAATAGAACTTAACCAGAAATTGCTAAGTTGAAAAATGGACACGACTATGTAAATATGCAAAACTACTTTATAAAACCTTTATCAGACTATCACAGTGAACAATCCATTTCTATCAGTGGATATTGCAATACCAGTTTACATATAAAACTTAACAATTCAGGATGCTGATGCAGATGCCGATGCCAACACGGCAAATATGAGAGTGCAAAAGCTTTCCCTATTCTTCGAAATGCAGTAAGAATAGTGTCAATATGATCTTTTTaactaaataaaatgttaagaagtGCCAGACATATACCTGCTCCTAGATTTGCTCCTGTTTTTAGTTTTTGTAGCAGGAATGCCACctgcatttaatattttctttcctttataCACTATAAAGGCAAGTCTTAACCCTTtacatgctggacacgattggttttctgcctttgcgatcagggtagatcatggtcagcctgcacatccatgcagtctgatcatgatctgcactgtttgctttcagtcagtatttttttggtaagcactacTTTTAACAGTTGAAAgtattgtccaaattggaagatggacaagttcaatatagaaacttcacatggtaagggttaagaaatcAATGAATTCCGGAGTCAGCACATGTTCTTGTCATATAACTGAAACCCAACATATTCATACATGTAAAGGCAGTACCTGTTTAGCAAGACTGAATGTTCCATATTCCTGCCTGAGTAGATGTTTTAGGAAACCTTCAAGGTTTGCCTGGTTCCCCCAAGTATATCTAGCTGAAAGCAACCATGATGATACTGGTAGATAGATGTAGGGAACCAGACCACATAGGAAGCTCACAGAAATAAGCAGCAAAATACCAGCAGACAATTTctgagaaaagaaacaaaaaagttgtAAATAATCAATTCCCAGATAGAACATAACTAGATTTATACTGGATGTAGAGAGCACTGGATACAAAACTGCCATACAC carries:
- the LOC123529475 gene encoding transmembrane protein 260-like gives rise to the protein MRDKRKKQIEVGNKKRDVTDGRRACDQHQIRGRPFMYLACHTVAVLAVYIYTMYPTVPGGDSGELIVAAHELGVAHPPGYPLFTLLLWSAMKFIPFGSVAWRANLLNAVLSAGATLMFSLTIYRYTRSVGISVIGASMWSLNKLTWTWSTTVEVFSLNNLCIATLLYLMVEFETVQTDKKVRVAYLGSFMCGITLCNQHTSVVYVAVIAIWVLLELLKVKKLSAGILLLISVSFLCGLVPYIYLPVSSWLLSARYTWGNQANLEGFLKHLLRQEYGTFSLAKQEDGTGHSIVDGLRTYVWHVLSQFTVVGAVLAVFGAVYAKKGSRYGTSLIVSMVMCLLYLILFSWRANLNLDNQLYLGVVERFWMQSDMIIVLLAVVGLSSVFRMLETTFSSKRISVMEISLAAAVFSMYIGKNLSDCNQGNSTVVAEFGSRLYRNMPQNALVLTVGDLPSNVLRYLYLCENNRPDVTVLDQELMTYPWYVPMLRHTYPSVTFPGHHMEAQTGLLDTGQRVFNFKTFLDANIKRRPVIGCIGIQKREKSWEQSYHLFPYGPCSLVMKAGGKLDINTIQNSAENISAGWEYPYEGFDAKSWERVATNEMWNAKVNIALKLYEMAVVLKETDTMYSELMIKSYELYKKAVEKETLEAIPDYWHRNYALACERMLRIKHKYSLSDIVNDTIFHFEVYIQKTPTDESVPIIKQSIQNLKLYVGKL